One segment of Natronosalvus halobius DNA contains the following:
- a CDS encoding multicopper oxidase domain-containing protein codes for MRSFHSNGKRTVSRRQMLSTVGVVGLATLAGCTSPTSGREPGEDQTGSDSDSSGASSPTDNWSGADATDVETDHPYTSAPEVVDLDETDGVVTLTTEAARHQLLGDDASGGPWELPEVWAWKTADGDPSVPGPLLRVTEGTEMEITYDNTKHNRPHTFHVHALSKSWMDDGAPTTTGRQVDAGETGTYEITANVPGTHLYHCHFQTQNHLDMGMYGILRVDPVDYDPPDKEFFLTIKDWDSRLSASMAGGDVNFSHRDRNPDVFTVNGRVAPYSLHPEEGSPMIVEQGDRVRIHITNNGYQPHSMHTHNHRFEVVEKDGSVVPEGARYKEDVVPLSPAERKTIEFTADADPGIYAMHCHRVNHVMNGERYPGGMLTGIVYEDALETEQFAALMKGAGYEG; via the coding sequence ATGAGATCGTTTCACTCGAATGGCAAACGAACGGTATCGCGACGACAGATGCTCTCGACCGTCGGCGTCGTCGGGCTCGCAACGCTTGCCGGCTGTACGTCGCCGACGAGTGGCCGAGAGCCAGGAGAGGATCAAACTGGGTCGGACAGCGACTCCAGCGGAGCATCCAGTCCGACTGACAACTGGAGTGGCGCGGACGCAACGGACGTCGAAACCGACCACCCATACACCTCGGCCCCCGAGGTCGTGGACCTCGACGAAACCGACGGCGTGGTGACGCTGACGACCGAGGCCGCTCGCCATCAGTTACTGGGCGACGACGCCAGCGGCGGACCGTGGGAACTTCCCGAGGTGTGGGCCTGGAAGACGGCCGACGGCGACCCGAGCGTACCGGGCCCGCTGCTCCGCGTGACCGAGGGAACAGAGATGGAGATCACTTACGACAACACCAAACACAACCGCCCGCACACCTTCCACGTCCACGCCCTGAGCAAGAGTTGGATGGACGATGGGGCCCCGACGACGACCGGCCGGCAGGTCGACGCCGGGGAAACGGGGACCTACGAAATCACGGCCAACGTGCCCGGCACCCACCTCTATCACTGCCACTTCCAGACGCAGAATCACCTCGACATGGGAATGTACGGCATTCTCCGCGTCGATCCCGTCGATTACGACCCGCCGGACAAGGAGTTCTTCCTCACGATCAAAGACTGGGACAGCCGACTCTCGGCCTCGATGGCAGGCGGTGACGTCAACTTCAGCCATCGCGACCGGAACCCCGACGTGTTCACCGTCAACGGGCGGGTCGCACCGTACAGCCTCCACCCGGAAGAGGGGTCACCCATGATCGTCGAGCAAGGCGACCGGGTCCGCATCCACATCACCAACAACGGCTACCAGCCCCACTCGATGCACACCCACAACCACCGCTTCGAGGTCGTCGAAAAGGACGGGAGCGTCGTCCCCGAGGGAGCCCGATACAAGGAAGACGTGGTCCCGCTCTCGCCCGCCGAGCGAAAAACCATCGAGTTCACCGCCGACGCCGACCCCGGCATCTACGCGATGCACTGTCACAGAGTCAACCACGTGATGAACGGCGAACGCTATCCCGGCGGCATGCTCACCGGGATCGTCTACGAAGACGCCCTCGAGACCGAGCAGTTCGCGGCGTTGATGAAGGGCGCAGGGTACGAGGGCTGA
- a CDS encoding heterodisulfide reductase-related iron-sulfur binding cluster, which translates to MIVVAQTEVTRETYYGISSVEKVLFYFLAAVAILVFLFGVYARFARYAEGDDDPVPRVDDLASRVVAAAKIVLTNEKQFNRDLYGGLMHAFIFWGFLSLFIATSILAFDEYAYGLVLDASFWHGDFYLAYQFMVDAMGLLFVVGLGMAMYRRYWVQNERLWGRHTSFEDTAFVWILFLLGLGGFALEGIRIYATGMPEFEVVSFVGYGLAMSLGALESVGMSESLATSMHWWAWWSHSLLAFFFIAWIPYAKPFHMLSSFANVVTRDEKAGKRLPGVPADLDATNAESIDDFTWKEILDQDACTKCGRCSSVCPAKASDRPLDPRNVILDLKSYRESLDAGGEERPIIADGGTSVIDAETMESCMACMACMDACPVEIEHLQSFTRLNRQLVDQGDVDSNMQDVFQNVMQNGNTFGDSPRNRADWADDLEFDLADAREQEVEYLWYVGDYPSYDERNKRVARSLATILEAADVSFGILFEDEKYDGNDIRRIGEEFLYLELAGHHVESFEACDFEKLICTDPHSYNTFENEYPEVDFEEFADDPMMPFEYDEYWNQDGDVEVLHWTQAVEELVTDGKLALSGTELDYTVTYHDPCHLGRYNDEYEAPRELIRATGCDLQEMPRNRADSFCCGGGGGGLWMDFDEEPKPSEERLREALEDTDAGAGVEKFVVACPMCMTMYEDGRKTGGFEADIEIVDVAELLVEAIGERETAGLK; encoded by the coding sequence ATGATCGTTGTAGCGCAGACGGAGGTGACCCGGGAAACGTACTACGGCATCTCTTCCGTGGAGAAGGTGCTGTTTTACTTCCTCGCCGCCGTCGCCATCCTCGTCTTCCTGTTCGGTGTCTACGCGCGGTTCGCCCGCTACGCCGAGGGAGACGACGACCCCGTCCCTCGCGTCGACGACCTCGCGAGTCGAGTCGTGGCCGCGGCGAAAATCGTCCTGACGAACGAGAAGCAGTTCAATCGCGACCTCTACGGCGGATTGATGCACGCCTTCATCTTCTGGGGCTTTCTCTCGCTGTTCATTGCGACCTCGATTCTCGCCTTCGACGAGTACGCCTACGGCCTCGTCCTCGACGCCTCCTTCTGGCACGGCGACTTTTATCTGGCCTACCAGTTCATGGTCGATGCGATGGGCCTGCTGTTCGTCGTCGGCCTCGGAATGGCGATGTACCGCCGGTACTGGGTACAGAACGAACGCCTGTGGGGGCGACACACCTCCTTCGAGGACACCGCGTTCGTCTGGATCCTCTTCTTACTCGGCCTGGGCGGGTTCGCCCTCGAAGGGATCCGGATCTACGCGACCGGTATGCCCGAGTTCGAGGTGGTGAGCTTCGTCGGCTACGGCCTGGCGATGAGCCTCGGGGCGCTCGAGTCGGTGGGCATGAGCGAGTCGCTCGCGACCTCGATGCACTGGTGGGCCTGGTGGTCGCACTCGCTGCTCGCGTTCTTCTTCATCGCGTGGATCCCCTACGCGAAACCGTTCCACATGCTCTCGTCGTTCGCCAACGTCGTCACGCGCGACGAGAAGGCCGGCAAGCGACTGCCCGGCGTGCCAGCCGACCTGGACGCGACGAACGCCGAGTCCATCGACGACTTCACCTGGAAGGAAATCCTCGACCAGGACGCCTGTACCAAGTGTGGCCGCTGTTCGTCGGTTTGCCCTGCGAAGGCCTCCGACCGGCCGCTCGACCCGCGGAACGTCATCCTCGATCTGAAGTCCTACCGCGAGAGTCTCGACGCCGGTGGCGAGGAACGACCGATCATCGCCGACGGCGGTACCTCGGTTATCGACGCGGAGACGATGGAATCGTGCATGGCCTGCATGGCCTGTATGGACGCCTGCCCCGTCGAGATCGAGCACCTTCAGTCCTTTACGCGGCTCAACCGACAGCTGGTCGACCAGGGTGACGTCGACTCGAACATGCAGGACGTCTTCCAGAACGTCATGCAGAACGGCAACACCTTCGGCGACTCGCCGCGCAATCGCGCCGACTGGGCCGACGACCTCGAGTTCGACCTCGCGGACGCCCGCGAGCAGGAAGTCGAGTACCTCTGGTACGTCGGCGACTACCCGAGCTACGACGAACGCAACAAGCGAGTCGCCCGCTCGCTGGCAACTATTCTGGAGGCCGCCGACGTCAGCTTCGGCATCCTCTTCGAGGACGAGAAGTACGACGGCAACGACATCCGCCGCATCGGCGAGGAGTTCCTCTACCTCGAGCTGGCGGGCCACCACGTCGAATCGTTCGAGGCCTGTGACTTCGAGAAGCTGATCTGCACTGACCCGCACAGCTATAACACGTTCGAGAACGAGTACCCCGAGGTCGACTTCGAGGAGTTTGCCGACGATCCGATGATGCCGTTCGAGTACGACGAGTATTGGAACCAGGACGGCGACGTCGAGGTACTTCACTGGACGCAAGCCGTCGAGGAACTGGTCACCGACGGGAAGCTGGCCCTGTCGGGTACCGAACTCGACTACACCGTCACCTACCACGATCCCTGTCACCTCGGGCGGTACAACGACGAGTACGAGGCCCCGCGCGAACTCATCCGGGCGACCGGCTGTGACCTCCAGGAGATGCCCCGAAACCGCGCCGACTCGTTCTGTTGTGGTGGCGGTGGCGGCGGCCTCTGGATGGACTTCGACGAGGAGCCGAAACCGAGCGAGGAGCGGCTTCGCGAGGCGCTCGAGGATACCGACGCTGGCGCTGGCGTCGAGAAGTTCGTCGTCGCCTGCCCGATGTGCATGACGATGTACGAGGACGGGCGCAAGACCGGTGGCTTCGAAGCGGACATCGAGATCGTCGACGTCGCGGAACTGCTCGTCGAGGCTATCGGCGAGCGAGAGACGGCGGGCCTCAAGTGA
- a CDS encoding conditioned medium-induced protein 4: MNEKTEELRDIFTSVTDGEETVTESQEDTRGSLEKDERTVEERLENVIAQMHERYGFETPLSEAELQTVARRYYERDGDDEIAADLEVEPQDVFEARCALHLVDEGDADEIDLVAIRERDEADATLAEEYDVDPKTIRRYRLVAAAKAESRAANDRYRDEFDSLLADSELASRMASDVREDGLEDATEGMETDVSF, encoded by the coding sequence ATGAACGAGAAAACCGAAGAACTCCGAGACATCTTCACCAGCGTCACCGACGGCGAAGAGACCGTCACCGAATCCCAGGAAGACACCCGTGGATCGCTCGAGAAGGACGAGCGAACCGTCGAAGAGCGCCTCGAGAACGTGATCGCACAGATGCACGAACGCTACGGCTTCGAGACGCCGTTATCGGAGGCGGAGCTACAGACCGTCGCGAGACGCTACTACGAACGCGACGGTGACGACGAGATCGCCGCCGACCTCGAGGTCGAGCCACAGGACGTCTTCGAGGCTCGATGTGCGCTTCACCTCGTGGACGAGGGCGACGCCGACGAGATCGATCTGGTGGCGATCCGCGAACGGGACGAAGCCGACGCGACCCTCGCCGAGGAGTACGACGTCGATCCAAAGACGATCCGGCGCTACCGCCTGGTCGCGGCCGCGAAAGCGGAATCGCGAGCAGCGAACGACCGCTACCGTGACGAGTTCGATAGCCTGCTGGCCGACTCGGAACTCGCCTCCAGGATGGCGAGTGACGTCCGGGAGGACGGCCTCGAGGATGCGACCGAGGGCATGGAAACGGACGTCTCCTTCTGA
- a CDS encoding CRISPR-associated protein Cas4: protein MSHVAFSDLRTATYCPRKLYYARRNDDREPPPGVAAVRGLATRYESLLVATDEALAAEPIELEPSVYRASLCRTRDRLTNAAEETRFQPPPDRDHEATAVDGNRWKATCDPVTVDALVTGRECRGIVHKVLGDPLEPALVSAGKPPDQGVWKSQRVHAVAAAKALAWTHEQRVGGAWLEYPAYGEIRYVPMTTRRKAEYRRALRTVRELDGPPPRLSNREKCTACEYADTCGVRTRSLRSLLGFG, encoded by the coding sequence ATGTCACACGTCGCGTTCAGCGACCTCCGGACGGCAACCTACTGTCCGCGAAAGCTCTATTACGCCCGCCGCAACGACGACCGCGAGCCTCCGCCAGGAGTCGCCGCCGTCCGCGGCCTCGCGACCCGATACGAATCCCTCCTCGTGGCGACCGACGAGGCGCTCGCTGCCGAACCGATCGAACTCGAGCCGTCCGTCTATCGCGCCAGCCTGTGTCGGACGCGCGATCGATTGACGAACGCCGCCGAGGAGACGCGGTTCCAGCCGCCGCCGGATCGCGACCACGAAGCGACGGCGGTAGACGGGAATCGGTGGAAGGCAACCTGTGACCCCGTCACCGTGGACGCCCTCGTCACCGGTCGAGAGTGCCGTGGTATCGTTCACAAAGTGTTGGGCGATCCGCTCGAACCGGCCCTCGTCTCCGCCGGCAAACCGCCCGACCAGGGCGTCTGGAAATCCCAGCGCGTCCACGCCGTCGCCGCCGCGAAGGCCCTCGCCTGGACACACGAACAGCGGGTCGGCGGCGCCTGGCTCGAGTATCCAGCCTACGGGGAGATCCGGTACGTTCCGATGACGACGCGCCGAAAGGCCGAGTATCGACGGGCGCTCCGAACCGTCCGCGAACTCGACGGGCCGCCGCCGCGACTCAGCAACCGCGAGAAGTGTACCGCCTGCGAGTACGCCGACACCTGTGGCGTCCGGACGCGCAGCCTCCGGTCGTTGCTGGGGTTCGGCTGA
- a CDS encoding L-threonylcarbamoyladenylate synthase, whose product MSDLERAATAIRTGRLVVYPTETVYGLATNALDPEAVERVFEVKRRDRAKPISLAVPSVPAALEYVRASDRERQFMARFLPGPVTVLCRRREDVPDVLTAGTDRVGIRVPDHDLALRLCERAETPITATSANVSGRGSVRRPADLDPEVREAVAVVLEAGETAGTESTVVDVASGTIHRRGALADEIEAWFGAH is encoded by the coding sequence ATGTCCGATCTCGAGCGAGCGGCGACGGCCATTCGGACCGGACGCCTCGTCGTCTACCCGACCGAAACCGTCTACGGCCTCGCGACGAACGCCCTCGACCCCGAGGCCGTCGAGCGCGTCTTCGAGGTCAAACGCCGCGATCGAGCGAAGCCGATCTCGCTCGCCGTTCCGTCGGTTCCGGCGGCCCTCGAGTACGTTCGGGCGAGCGACCGCGAACGTCAGTTCATGGCGCGGTTTCTTCCCGGACCGGTGACGGTGCTCTGTCGCCGCCGCGAGGACGTTCCCGACGTGCTCACCGCCGGCACCGACCGCGTGGGCATTCGCGTTCCGGATCACGACCTCGCGCTCCGTCTCTGTGAACGCGCCGAAACGCCGATCACGGCGACGAGTGCCAACGTCAGCGGCCGCGGGAGCGTTCGCCGTCCTGCCGACCTCGATCCCGAGGTGCGAGAGGCCGTCGCCGTCGTCCTGGAGGCTGGCGAGACGGCCGGCACCGAGAGCACCGTCGTCGACGTCGCCTCGGGGACGATCCACCGGCGTGGGGCGCTCGCCGACGAGATCGAGGCGTGGTTCGGTGCTCACTGA